The nucleotide sequence CCATGTGCGGACGTTATCGGCTCACCGCCAAAGAGCGTTACCTCCGTGACCACTTCGGTCTCAACGAAGACCCTCCTTGGACACCACATTGGAACATCGCGCCCACCCAACCAGTGGCTGTGATCCGTCAGGACCCAAAGGAACCGAAACGCACTTTTAGCCTGCTTCGTTGGGGGCTGATTCCGCATTGGGCCAAAGACGCGTCGATCGGATTCAATACCATCAATGGGATGTCGGAGACGGCTGCGGATAAGCCCGCTTTTCGTGATGCCATGAGCCGGCGCCGGTGTTTAATCCCCGCGGACGGGTTCTATGAGTGGCAAAAACTAGGACCGAAACGGAAGCAGCCTTATTGCTTTGGAATGAACGATGGCTCTGTGTTTGCTTTCGCTGGTTTGTGGGAACGCTGGCGAGATCCGGCCGGCGAAGTACTCGAAACATGCACAATTCTCACCACGAAGCCGAACTCGCTCGTTGCCGACGTGCATGACCGAATGCCAGCCATCCTGAAGCCCGAAGACTACGACCTGTGGCTCGACCCTGGCATGACAAATGTGGCGCTCTTGGCCGACTGTTTTACCCCGTTCGATCCCAGATTGATGAAGAAATATCCGGTCAGCACACGAGTCAACCGTGCCGAGAACGACGACCCCGAGTGTGCGCAAGAAGCTCCAATCGCGAACACAGCCCCGTCGTTGTTCTGAAACGCTCAAGCGGCTACGCGAAACGCCGAGGTTTTAGCAATCCCATATTTAAGCTCTAGAAAAGCTTCCAACTTCTTCGGCAACACTGCCGAGAGTTCCTGCCAGGTTAGGATTTTGCACCTGGTTCTGAGATCCGTGGACCGCACGCACTTCATGACGGCGTACCAGTCTTCGATGAGATCAGGGCGCCTCGAATCCAGCAGCACACAGAAGGACAGGTTGAGTGCATAGGCGGCAAGCACATTCCGGAGCAGCTGATAAGAAACGTATTCTTGACCACGGCGTGGTAGTTTACGCCACTCGAATACTTCCTTCAGGTCGCGATATCCTTCGACGATCTCGGGTTCCTGAGCTTGAAAGCCTGACTCCGTGAGTTTTGCTTCGAACAGAACGGTGCCCAGCTTCATGTCGATCTCAGTTCGCTCTACGAATCCTGAGGTCAAAGGGACGCGCGGTTTGAATCCAAACTCCTGCAGAGCGCCAGTCTCGGTTCCCAAGAGCAATCTGAGCTCTCTACTTTTCGTCACCCCGGGATAGCAGAATATGTTCATCAGCAGAGCGTCAGAACTCATTGAGGAATCGAGTTCCTTCCATACGCAGTCGCATTTCGGTAATGCGCGCTCGCCTTGGCTATGCACTTTCTCGAGTCTTCGCCGCCATTGCGGCCGGCGCAGAATTGCACGATAGCTCGCCGAAATGAAATTGCCGTGCTTCTTCCCACACGGAGATGCCTGATAAACGACAACTGGCGTTGCTCCATAGCTGGTCACATGAGGCAGTTGCTCGTGTACAGCGTACAAGGCGTTTCGAGCGCACAGCTCACTACGTAGAAGAGAAGCGTATGGCCTGGGCTCGTTTGGCATGGTCTTAGTGGCGCAGCCTTGCTTGGATCATCTCGGCGAGGCGAATACTGTCCGCGATCTTCGCCGCTACCGATGGCGACGGCCTGATCTCCTCTTTATTCAGTCGGACCGCCGCGATCAGCGAGGCAGCGATGAGTATTGCGGCATTCGACCTCTTCTCCTCTGGGTTGTTAATCGTGGCTTCTTCCCTCCGATGCACCGAACACGTATTGCTGGGCGACGGCTGTCCCTTGAAGACCTCCGCAGCACTGTAGCGAAACGCTGTCCAGCAGCAGGAACAACTGACGATCACCGGATGCTGGGGCGCCGGCTCTGACTTGTCCGGTTCTGCGTGCTCGATCTGCGGATCGACCGCGCGACAGGTGATGGTGCAACTGCACTTCTTGCACTTCACTACCCAGGCATTGGGTAAACCCGAACTCGCTGCGTTAAACACGCCACCAGTATAGGCGAAGAAAAGGAGAATATCACTACCGTGAATCTTGCCCCGTAGAAACACCTATTCTCTTCTCAAGCCTCGCGCACATCTTGACGCAGCCGGCTGCGAAACTGATCAGATTTCAATGGGTTTGGCGGGGGGTGAGACTGAACAGAGCGAGCTAAGAAGTTGCGGGTTCCAGCCTCGTCGCGGCAGCCGCCTGGAATCAAAAAGCTAACCTGTTTGGGCCGGAACGAGCTTGGCCAACACGTTCCCTACGACCTGTGGCTGGTGCTCTCCGGCGCTCCCGACCAATGTGTACGACCGCTCGTAACCTTTGGGCCCTTCAACTTTCATCTCCCAGCAGTCATTGGCCCGAGAGCCCAAAATTGTCACGCACCACACTCCAGGCCTGTGGCTCAACACGTGCTCAACTATGGCAACAATCTCGCTCCTCACGGGTACGTCACCAATGTTCTGGAGGTCAACCGTTACTGACATACGCTATTGTACAAACCAAACAGCGCTATTTTCGCACTCAGCGATTCGCGTCGGCGGATTATCGCGAAAACTGCTCAGGTTCGGGGGGGTCGACCCGCGAATTGCGCATGGGGAGACTGCGGTTTTGTTCCTGCTATGATTCTTGGCCGAGGGGGCAAAATGTCTAGCCTGAATCACGTGTTGTCGGCGCTGCAGTCTGAGCAGAAGATCCTTGAGCGGCAATTAAAGCAAGTGAAGAGAGCGGTTGCGGTATTACGCGGACTGGGAGGTCGGAACAGGAAAGGGCCGCGTAAGGGAATGTCAGCGAAGGCCCGGGCCAGTATCGCAGCTGCTCAACGGGCACGATGGGCAAAGTGGAGGGCGGCCAAGAAGAAATGAAGGTGAGGTCGGTATACAAGCAAGCCGCCCTAGTGGTTGGGTCGAGGAAGGCTCGCCAGAGCTTGTACTTCGATCATGGCCTCCGGAGCGGATGCGGCGGAGATGGCAACACAACATTTGTCGAGAATGACAGTGCGGACTTTTTAAGTTGAACCTCTCCCCAACTAGCCTCGGATCGAACCTTTCTCTGAGTTGCACCACCAGTGCGTAGCCCGAATGTTGTCAGGATGGTCGTCCCTCCACGCGCCGCCCATACCCTTTGGATCCTCATGGTCTGGCACGACGTCGCCGTAGTCCGTGAGCTCTTCGTGGCAGATTGCGCATTTTCTGTCCTGTTCAACAATCTTGCGGTTGAGGAGCCTCCGCATTTCCGCAGGTGACCTGAGTTCTCGATAGCCTCGTGGGTGATGCGGATCGTCGATTCTCTGAACACCTAGGCCTACTCTACGTTCCCTCCGAGTTTGCTCCCGGCCGCAACAAAACCGGGACCTGTGGATCGGACAGAATTGGTTGCGACGGAGTCTCATAAAATTCCCTCCTGGCGACGCAGCTTATGGGTCAGTGGCTTCCACGAATTTGTTGAAGAAGGAGGACAATGCAGGCTGGCTTGACGTACTAGCAGTGCGGCGCTACTATCGGGCCGGAAACAGCATTCTGCGCCTACCCCGCGGCAGTGCCATGGAGCGAGTTGACCGACTCCGACGTGGATTCTTCTCTAGCCAACTCTCAAGGTTTGGTTGGCGGATCAGTTTGACCCTTTTCTCCTTGGCATTTGCAATCCTGGTTGTGGCGCTCCTGGCGGCAAGAATCAACAGTATCGATCTCTCATCCCTATTGTTGGGCGTGGCTCTTGCCACCCTTTGTGTGGTGCTCGTCTTTCTCTTCAGGTTCCTGCACCTGGCGAACGAACAGCATCAGCAAGCAGACTCCGCACTCGATACCACCGAAGCCTCACTTTTGGAGAGCGAGGAACGGTTCCGGCAGATGGCCGACAACATTCAGGAGATCTTCTGGATGATCGATGCGGAGTCCAGGAAAACCCTCTACGTAAATCCAGCCTACGAGACCATCACAGGGCGGACCCGCGAAGCTCTCAAAGAAGACCCGCTCTCATACGAGGAGATTATTCATTCCGAAGACCGTGTCCAAGTGCTCCTCAAGCTTGAGGAGGCCACTCGCACCGGAGACTTTGACCAACGGTTCAGGATCGTTGTGCCGAGTGGCGAAGCACGCTGGGTCTGGGTTCGCGGATTCCCGGTACGGGATGCC is from Acidobacteriota bacterium and encodes:
- a CDS encoding SOS response-associated peptidase encodes the protein MCGRYRLTAKERYLRDHFGLNEDPPWTPHWNIAPTQPVAVIRQDPKEPKRTFSLLRWGLIPHWAKDASIGFNTINGMSETAADKPAFRDAMSRRRCLIPADGFYEWQKLGPKRKQPYCFGMNDGSVFAFAGLWERWRDPAGEVLETCTILTTKPNSLVADVHDRMPAILKPEDYDLWLDPGMTNVALLADCFTPFDPRLMKKYPVSTRVNRAENDDPECAQEAPIANTAPSLF